One genomic window of Rhizobium sp. Pop5 includes the following:
- a CDS encoding ABC transporter ATP-binding protein, producing the protein MPELLSVRNLKIEATSYPPGEPPKRVTIVDGVSFDLQKGKVLGLIGESGAGKSTIGLSALAYGRGGAEITGGEVRLDGADILALGKNGIRKIRGARVCYVAQSAAAAFNPAHRLGDQVIEASVKHGLMDREEARKRALYLFRVLGLPNPETFGERFAHQVSGGQLQRAMTAMALCSNPELIVFDEPTTALDVTTQIDVLAAIKHAIEETHTAALYITHDLAVVAQISDDIMVLRHGRQVEYGSVQQIIEAPRQDYTRALVNVRQAYRAEAADQSAALLKIENVSAEYSNGFKVLHDVSLHVPKGQTLAVVGESGSGKSSLARAITGLLPPSSGRIVFDGKPLMPDLKSRPNDDLRRIQLIYQMADTAMNPRQTVRDIIGRPLTFYYGLRGAGKTARVKELLDQIEMGNGFIDRYPAELSGGQKQRVAIARALAAKPELILCDEPTSALDPLVAEGILKLLLRLQEEEQLSYVFITHDIAIVRAIADSVSVMHRGRLVRFGPKSKALSPPFDDYTDLLLKSVPEMEIGWLERVLATRRMESAGN; encoded by the coding sequence ATGCCTGAGCTTCTTTCCGTTCGCAATCTGAAGATCGAGGCGACCAGTTACCCGCCGGGCGAGCCGCCGAAGCGCGTGACGATCGTCGACGGGGTTTCCTTCGATCTCCAGAAGGGCAAGGTCCTCGGCCTGATCGGGGAATCGGGTGCCGGCAAATCGACGATCGGCCTTTCAGCACTCGCCTATGGCCGTGGCGGCGCCGAAATCACCGGCGGCGAGGTGCGGCTCGACGGCGCCGATATTCTGGCGCTCGGCAAGAACGGCATCCGCAAAATCCGCGGCGCGCGGGTCTGCTATGTCGCACAATCGGCGGCGGCTGCCTTCAACCCGGCGCATAGGCTCGGCGACCAGGTGATCGAAGCGTCGGTCAAGCATGGGCTGATGGACAGGGAGGAGGCGCGCAAGCGGGCGCTTTATCTGTTTCGCGTCCTCGGCCTGCCCAATCCAGAGACCTTCGGCGAGCGTTTTGCCCATCAGGTTTCCGGCGGCCAGCTGCAGCGGGCGATGACGGCGATGGCGCTCTGCTCCAACCCGGAATTGATCGTCTTCGACGAACCGACGACGGCGCTCGACGTGACCACGCAGATCGACGTGCTGGCGGCAATCAAACATGCGATCGAAGAAACCCATACGGCCGCTCTCTATATCACCCATGACCTTGCCGTCGTCGCGCAGATCTCGGACGACATCATGGTCCTGCGCCATGGCAGGCAGGTCGAATATGGCAGCGTTCAGCAGATCATCGAGGCGCCCCGGCAAGACTATACGCGCGCGCTCGTCAATGTCAGGCAAGCCTATCGCGCGGAAGCCGCCGACCAGTCCGCGGCCCTTCTCAAAATAGAAAACGTCAGCGCCGAATATTCCAACGGCTTTAAGGTGCTGCACGATGTCTCGCTGCATGTGCCGAAGGGGCAGACGCTTGCCGTCGTCGGCGAATCCGGTTCCGGAAAATCGAGCCTGGCGCGCGCTATTACCGGCCTTTTGCCGCCGAGCAGCGGGCGTATCGTCTTCGACGGCAAACCGCTGATGCCCGATCTCAAGAGCCGGCCGAACGATGATCTGAGACGCATCCAGCTGATCTACCAGATGGCCGATACGGCGATGAACCCGCGCCAGACGGTGCGCGACATCATCGGCCGTCCGCTGACCTTCTATTACGGCTTGAGAGGTGCGGGGAAGACGGCCAGGGTGAAGGAATTGCTCGACCAGATCGAAATGGGCAACGGTTTCATCGATCGTTACCCGGCCGAACTGTCGGGTGGCCAGAAACAGCGCGTGGCGATCGCCAGAGCCCTTGCCGCCAAGCCCGAGCTCATCCTCTGCGACGAACCGACCTCGGCGCTCGATCCGCTGGTGGCGGAAGGTATCCTGAAGCTGCTGCTGCGCCTGCAGGAGGAGGAACAGCTTTCCTATGTTTTCATCACTCACGATATCGCGATCGTTCGGGCGATCGCCGACAGCGTCTCGGTGATGCATCGCGGCAGGCTGGTGCGCTTCGGGCCGAAATCGAAGGCACTGTCGCCGCCCTTTGACGACTACACCGATCTGCTGTTGAAATCGGTGCCGGAAATGGAAATCGGTTGGCTGGAACGCGTGCTCGCCACGCGGCGCATGGAAAGCGCCGGCAACTGA
- a CDS encoding CocE/NonD family hydrolase produces the protein MASRGFTTIENEWIMLKDGTRLAARIWMPDGADDDPVPAVFEFLPYRKRDGTSPRDESTYPVFAAAGIAGVRVDIRGSGESDGVIDGEYTERELADACELIAWIAAQPWSNGSVGMMGISWGGFNSLQVAALRPPALKAVISIASTVDRYNDDIHYKNGCHLSAQLSWAATMLGYQSRSPDPALVGERWKEMWLERLAGEPFFMEEWLSHQRRDDFWRHGSISEDFSSIEIPTLVIAGWADGYRNTPLMAVEGLGGKAKALIGPWVHKYPHFAWPKPRVDFHGEAIAWWNKWLRGEDNGIDNLPQARAYILDAVSPAPRRDSDPGFWVAKEVWSPPQMQCFYVEQFGRLTEGMPIQQAPEHPAYLRSPLDTGTASGEYFTLKPDAEMAVDQRCDDAGSLTFDTMPLAGDHDYLGRPVVTLGLRSRAASGNLCMRLIDVHPDGTATRVAFGVINLAHREGNADPKPLAPDEKVSIRLVLDACGYRFRKGHRIRLSLSTSYWPMILPPPDDEGIEIDTASLGLALPMLGEHQRVDLKEPANPDPLPKYIEHVGAATKRQVVRDLSGNRTEYHVHEDTGLYEHPQTGLSTRQLREEIWSISPDDPLSMKGISTWTCDMRRPGWFVRSVATARIACTRTEWIISAVVTALEDDVQVFEKIFAEKRIARDLM, from the coding sequence ATGGCCTCGCGCGGCTTCACCACGATCGAGAATGAATGGATCATGCTGAAGGATGGGACGCGGCTTGCCGCGCGCATCTGGATGCCTGACGGCGCGGACGACGACCCCGTTCCCGCCGTTTTCGAATTTCTGCCCTACCGCAAGAGGGACGGAACCAGCCCCAGGGATGAGTCGACCTATCCTGTCTTCGCAGCCGCGGGCATTGCCGGCGTGCGCGTCGATATCCGCGGCTCCGGGGAATCCGACGGCGTCATCGACGGCGAATATACCGAGCGTGAACTTGCCGATGCCTGCGAGCTGATCGCCTGGATTGCCGCGCAGCCATGGTCGAACGGATCGGTCGGCATGATGGGGATCTCCTGGGGCGGCTTCAACAGCCTGCAGGTCGCAGCGCTGCGACCGCCGGCGTTGAAGGCCGTCATCTCGATCGCCTCGACCGTCGACCGCTACAATGACGACATCCACTATAAGAACGGCTGCCACCTCTCCGCCCAGCTCTCCTGGGCGGCGACGATGCTCGGCTATCAGTCGCGTTCGCCCGATCCTGCCCTTGTCGGCGAGCGCTGGAAGGAGATGTGGCTGGAGCGCCTGGCGGGCGAACCTTTCTTCATGGAGGAGTGGCTTAGCCATCAGCGACGCGACGATTTCTGGCGTCACGGCTCGATCTCCGAGGATTTTTCCAGCATCGAGATCCCGACATTGGTGATCGCCGGCTGGGCGGACGGCTATCGCAATACGCCGCTGATGGCGGTCGAAGGCCTGGGCGGCAAAGCAAAGGCGCTGATCGGCCCCTGGGTGCACAAATATCCGCACTTCGCCTGGCCGAAGCCGCGCGTCGATTTCCATGGGGAAGCGATTGCCTGGTGGAACAAATGGCTGCGCGGCGAGGATAATGGGATCGACAACCTCCCCCAGGCTCGCGCCTATATTCTCGATGCCGTCAGCCCTGCCCCGCGGCGCGACAGCGATCCGGGCTTCTGGGTCGCGAAAGAGGTCTGGTCGCCGCCGCAGATGCAGTGCTTTTACGTCGAGCAATTCGGCAGGCTCACCGAAGGCATGCCGATCCAGCAGGCGCCCGAGCACCCTGCCTATCTGCGCTCGCCCCTCGATACCGGAACGGCATCCGGCGAATATTTCACCCTGAAGCCCGACGCCGAAATGGCGGTCGACCAGCGCTGCGACGATGCCGGTTCGCTGACCTTCGATACGATGCCGCTCGCGGGCGATCACGATTATCTCGGCCGGCCGGTGGTCACGCTCGGCCTGCGTTCACGGGCTGCAAGCGGAAATCTTTGCATGCGGCTCATCGATGTCCATCCGGATGGTACGGCAACGCGTGTCGCCTTCGGCGTCATTAATCTTGCCCACAGGGAAGGCAATGCCGATCCGAAACCGCTGGCACCGGATGAGAAAGTGTCGATCCGGCTGGTGCTCGATGCTTGCGGCTACCGCTTCCGCAAGGGGCATCGCATCCGTCTTTCGCTTTCGACGTCCTATTGGCCGATGATCCTGCCGCCGCCTGACGATGAAGGGATCGAGATCGATACAGCGTCGCTCGGCCTTGCCTTGCCGATGCTTGGCGAGCACCAAAGGGTCGACCTCAAGGAACCAGCCAATCCCGATCCCTTGCCGAAATACATCGAGCATGTGGGTGCGGCGACGAAGAGGCAGGTCGTCCGCGACCTTTCGGGCAACCGGACGGAGTATCATGTTCACGAGGATACCGGGCTCTACGAACACCCGCAGACGGGCCTGTCGACCCGGCAATTGCGGGAGGAAATCTGGTCGATTTCGCCTGACGACCCGCTGTCGATGAAGGGCATATCGACCTGGACTTGCGACATGCGCCGCCCTGGCTGGTTCGTGCGAAGCGTCGCGACCGCGCGGATTGCCTGTACCCGGACGGAATGGATCATTAGCGCCGTCGTCACCGCGCTTGAGGACGACGTGCAGGTCTTCGAAAAGATCTTTGCCGAAAAGCGGATCGCGCGCGACCTGATGTAA
- a CDS encoding alpha/beta hydrolase codes for MSAPSPVPTEKGILQFLEICDAFYPADAVEAPIEQQRHWYDALCARFDRPLPPDMIFADGVVQRIPIRRYRPRKIGTRTILLYLHGGGFVLGSLESHHAICAEIADFAGAELVSVDYRLAPEYRWPAQTDDGFAVLKHLLSANNKVVLIGDSAGGNLAAGLALRARDEDLPGIVGQVLIYPALGGDLDTGSYVEMAGAPGLTTADVAYYREILQAPVGNPIAEPLHASSLAGLPPTFITAAHFDPLRDDGRQYAAHLADAGVEVWFREEPQMVHAWLRARHMSDGARDGFHAICEAVRHFAAT; via the coding sequence ATGTCCGCTCCATCGCCTGTTCCCACCGAAAAAGGCATCCTGCAGTTTCTTGAGATTTGCGACGCTTTCTATCCCGCCGATGCCGTCGAAGCACCGATCGAGCAGCAACGGCATTGGTACGACGCGCTTTGCGCGCGGTTCGACCGGCCCCTACCTCCGGACATGATCTTTGCCGACGGCGTGGTCCAGCGCATACCGATCCGGCGCTATCGTCCGCGTAAAATCGGCACGCGGACCATTCTGCTTTATCTTCACGGCGGCGGCTTTGTGCTCGGTTCTCTCGAGAGCCATCATGCCATCTGCGCCGAGATCGCCGATTTTGCCGGGGCGGAACTCGTTTCCGTCGATTATCGGCTGGCCCCCGAATATCGCTGGCCGGCACAGACGGATGACGGTTTTGCCGTCTTGAAACATCTGCTTTCCGCCAACAACAAGGTCGTGCTGATCGGCGACAGCGCCGGCGGCAATCTAGCAGCAGGCCTTGCCCTGCGGGCACGAGACGAAGACCTGCCCGGCATTGTCGGCCAGGTCCTGATCTATCCCGCGCTCGGCGGGGATCTCGACACGGGTTCCTATGTCGAAATGGCCGGCGCCCCCGGACTGACGACGGCGGATGTCGCTTATTACCGCGAGATCCTGCAAGCGCCGGTGGGAAATCCGATCGCCGAACCGCTGCACGCATCTTCGCTTGCCGGGCTCCCTCCGACCTTCATCACGGCCGCCCATTTCGATCCCCTTCGCGACGACGGCAGGCAATATGCCGCCCATCTTGCAGATGCGGGCGTCGAAGTGTGGTTCCGGGAAGAGCCGCAGATGGTGCATGCCTGGCTGCGGGCCCGCCATATGAGCGACGGCGCGCGCGACGGCTTCCACGCCATTTGCGAAGCCGTCCGCCATTTTGCCGCGACCTGA
- a CDS encoding RNA polymerase sigma factor, whose translation MDAELIERAQRGDREAFGQLVSRHYDFVHATAWRWSGSSTDADDIAQEVCVKLGAAIRSFRGASRFRTWLYTLTLNAARDHRRKLAREEQTFRAYAAEPQPDAPNGNDAEVSSELWAAVRALPERQCDAVLLVYGEGLSHSAAADVLGCSETTVSWQVHEARKRLKAMLGKEEV comes from the coding sequence TTGGATGCGGAGCTCATAGAACGGGCGCAGCGCGGTGACCGGGAGGCCTTCGGGCAACTGGTCTCGCGCCATTATGATTTCGTCCATGCGACGGCGTGGCGATGGTCGGGCAGTTCGACTGACGCGGACGACATCGCCCAGGAGGTCTGCGTCAAGCTCGGCGCGGCGATCCGCAGCTTTCGTGGCGCCAGCCGCTTCAGGACATGGCTCTACACCCTGACGCTCAATGCCGCGCGTGACCACAGGCGCAAGCTGGCTCGAGAAGAGCAGACATTCCGTGCCTATGCCGCCGAACCGCAGCCGGATGCGCCTAATGGAAATGATGCTGAGGTATCGAGCGAATTATGGGCGGCCGTGCGCGCTTTGCCGGAACGGCAGTGCGACGCTGTGCTGCTCGTCTATGGCGAAGGCCTCAGCCACTCCGCCGCCGCCGATGTCTTGGGCTGCTCGGAAACGACCGTATCCTGGCAGGTCCATGAAGCGCGCAAAAGGCTGAAGGCCATGCTCGGCAAGGAAGAGGTATGA
- a CDS encoding VWA domain-containing protein, which yields MTVDKELEKLSRTTPPAADPEARARALAAAMQAFDDAGNNAAAAQGNAKGWRQSSIINWIWSPAMNKKFLAGSALATLLVIPAAGYLAIELTRNQPIVDQEKIAGNVAQNNAPKPVEPATVAPRLSEASTEEDRPSQPSAANGAQALQDKVQEVAKPDAFENKSEDSAAALGLAKRAVPATPGAMDEGQLLAQPMEAVAPSPAPPAEGRAQIQLDPNRERFANAAANPIKSVATDPVSTFSADVDSASYSFVRRSLTGGAMPDPQSVRVEEMINYFPYDWPRPENADQPFKATVTVMPTPWNRDTELMHVAIKGYDIAPATAPHANLVFLIDVSGSMDEPDKLPLLKSAFRLLVNRLKADDTVSIVTYAGNAGTVLEPTRVAEKSKILSAIDRLEAGGSTAGAEGIEAAYDLAKRAFVKDGVNRVMLATDGDFNVGPSSDEDLKRIIEEKRKDGIFLTVLGFGRGNLNDSLMQTLAQNGNGSAAYIDTLAEAQKTLVEEAGSTLFPIAKDVKFQVEFNPERIAEYRLIGYETRALNREDFNNDRVDAGDIGSGHSVTAIYEITPKGSPAVMNDDLRYGVAEKAPAATSDSAHQGELAFVKMRYKRPGEDKSALITTPVGDSNVVATVDAAPQDVRFSVAVAAFGQKLSRVAALDAYSYQAVADLAAASRGTDPFGYRSDFLGLIRLADSLGQR from the coding sequence ATGACCGTGGACAAGGAACTGGAAAAACTCTCCCGCACCACACCGCCCGCAGCCGATCCGGAGGCCCGTGCGCGTGCGCTTGCCGCTGCGATGCAGGCTTTCGACGACGCAGGAAATAATGCAGCCGCCGCCCAAGGAAATGCGAAGGGCTGGCGTCAAAGCTCCATCATCAACTGGATATGGAGCCCAGCCATGAACAAGAAATTCCTCGCCGGTTCAGCCCTTGCGACGCTGCTCGTCATTCCCGCCGCCGGTTATCTCGCGATCGAGCTGACCCGCAACCAACCGATCGTCGACCAGGAAAAGATCGCTGGCAACGTTGCGCAAAACAACGCGCCGAAACCGGTTGAACCCGCCACGGTCGCGCCTCGGCTTTCCGAGGCCTCGACCGAAGAGGACCGGCCGTCCCAGCCATCTGCCGCCAACGGCGCGCAAGCCTTGCAGGATAAAGTGCAGGAAGTAGCGAAGCCCGATGCATTCGAGAACAAGTCGGAGGATTCCGCCGCAGCACTCGGGCTGGCCAAACGCGCTGTTCCGGCAACTCCCGGCGCGATGGATGAGGGGCAGCTACTGGCCCAACCGATGGAGGCAGTCGCTCCCTCGCCCGCTCCGCCGGCGGAGGGCCGTGCCCAGATTCAGCTCGATCCCAACCGCGAACGCTTTGCCAATGCCGCGGCAAATCCCATCAAGAGCGTCGCTACCGATCCGGTTTCGACCTTCTCTGCCGATGTCGACAGCGCCTCCTATTCCTTCGTGCGCCGGTCGCTGACCGGCGGTGCGATGCCCGATCCGCAATCGGTTCGCGTCGAGGAGATGATCAACTATTTTCCCTATGACTGGCCGCGTCCCGAGAACGCCGATCAGCCCTTCAAGGCGACCGTGACCGTGATGCCGACACCGTGGAACCGTGACACGGAGCTGATGCATGTGGCGATCAAAGGCTATGACATCGCGCCGGCGACAGCGCCGCACGCCAATCTGGTCTTCCTGATCGACGTGTCGGGCTCGATGGACGAGCCGGACAAGCTGCCGCTTCTGAAGAGCGCTTTCCGGCTTCTGGTCAACAGACTGAAAGCCGACGACACCGTCTCGATCGTCACCTATGCCGGCAATGCCGGCACGGTGCTGGAGCCGACGCGCGTCGCCGAAAAATCGAAGATCCTGTCGGCGATTGACAGGCTTGAGGCTGGAGGTTCCACTGCCGGCGCCGAGGGCATCGAGGCTGCCTATGATCTGGCGAAGCGGGCCTTCGTCAAGGACGGCGTCAACCGGGTGATGCTGGCGACGGACGGCGACTTCAATGTCGGCCCGTCGAGCGATGAGGATCTGAAGCGCATCATCGAAGAGAAACGCAAGGACGGCATCTTCCTGACCGTTCTCGGCTTCGGACGGGGCAATCTCAACGATTCCCTGATGCAGACGCTGGCGCAGAACGGCAACGGCAGCGCCGCCTATATCGACACCCTGGCGGAAGCGCAAAAGACGCTGGTCGAAGAAGCCGGATCGACACTGTTTCCGATCGCCAAGGACGTCAAGTTCCAGGTCGAGTTCAATCCTGAGCGCATCGCCGAATACCGGCTGATCGGTTATGAGACACGCGCCCTCAACCGCGAAGATTTCAACAATGACCGTGTGGATGCCGGCGATATCGGCTCCGGCCACAGCGTCACGGCAATCTACGAGATCACACCCAAGGGAAGCCCGGCGGTGATGAACGACGACCTGCGGTACGGCGTGGCTGAGAAGGCGCCGGCCGCGACATCGGACAGCGCGCATCAGGGCGAGCTTGCTTTCGTCAAGATGCGCTATAAGCGGCCGGGCGAGGACAAGAGCGCCCTCATCACGACGCCGGTCGGCGACAGCAATGTGGTCGCGACCGTCGATGCAGCGCCGCAGGATGTGCGTTTCTCGGTGGCGGTCGCCGCCTTCGGCCAGAAACTGAGCCGCGTCGCCGCCCTCGATGCCTATTCCTACCAGGCGGTCGCCGATCTCGCCGCGGCATCGCGGGGCACGGATCCCTTCGGCTACAGATCGGATTTCCTCGGCCTCATCAGGCTGGCTGACAGCCTCGGTCAGCGGTGA
- a CDS encoding SMP-30/gluconolactonase/LRE family protein has product MFGEIEGTGFEVLDPRFESCFVGHARVERLWTGGRWLEGPAWFAAGRYLVFSDIPNNRMMRYDDTSGHTSVFRSPSNNSNGNTVDNQGRLITCEHLTRRVTRTEFDGKVSVLADRIAGRRLNSPNDVTVKSDGTVWFTDPSYGILHDYEGDYGEEEIGGCHVYRHDPATGATDQMTSDFIKPNGLAFSPDETVLYVADTGASHLPGGPRHIRKLAISGDGTLSDLGVFAECTAGMFDGFRVDRKGRIWTSAADGVHAYDPDGTLLGKIHIPEIVSNVAFGGEKLNRLFITGTTSLYAVYLTANGSRPG; this is encoded by the coding sequence ATGTTCGGGGAAATCGAAGGTACGGGGTTTGAGGTTCTCGACCCGCGCTTCGAAAGCTGCTTCGTTGGCCACGCGCGCGTCGAGCGCCTTTGGACGGGCGGCCGCTGGCTGGAAGGACCTGCCTGGTTTGCCGCTGGCCGTTATCTGGTTTTCTCTGATATCCCCAACAACCGGATGATGCGCTATGACGATACCAGCGGTCACACTTCCGTATTCCGCTCACCCAGCAACAATTCGAACGGCAACACCGTCGACAATCAGGGCCGGCTGATCACCTGCGAGCATCTGACGCGCCGGGTCACGCGGACGGAGTTCGACGGCAAGGTCAGCGTGCTCGCCGACCGGATCGCGGGCAGGCGGCTCAATTCTCCGAACGACGTGACCGTCAAGTCCGACGGCACGGTCTGGTTCACCGATCCGAGCTACGGCATTCTTCACGACTATGAAGGCGACTACGGTGAAGAGGAAATCGGCGGATGCCATGTCTACCGGCATGATCCGGCAACAGGGGCGACCGATCAGATGACGTCGGATTTCATCAAGCCGAACGGTCTGGCTTTCTCGCCCGACGAGACGGTTCTCTACGTTGCCGACACTGGTGCCTCGCATCTGCCGGGTGGTCCGCGCCATATCCGAAAGCTCGCGATATCAGGCGACGGGACACTGAGCGACCTCGGTGTTTTCGCAGAATGCACCGCCGGCATGTTCGACGGCTTTCGGGTGGACCGGAAAGGCAGGATCTGGACGAGTGCGGCCGACGGCGTGCACGCCTATGATCCGGATGGCACGCTGCTCGGCAAGATCCATATTCCCGAGATCGTTTCCAACGTCGCTTTCGGCGGTGAGAAACTGAACCGTCTGTTCATCACCGGGACTACATCTCTCTACGCCGTTTATCTCACGGCCAACGGGTCAAGGCCGGGGTAA
- a CDS encoding LacI family DNA-binding transcriptional regulator, protein MKNEDEPKDKRLKPGDAQKLTMAEVAKYVGVSAMTVSRAFRQDASVSEETRKRIMEAVDALGYVLDLSAGSLSSRRSGFIAALVPSINNSNFSDTARGITDALENTGLQLLLGYTDYAAEKEEKLIEAMLRRRPEGIILTGGSHTDRARRMLEKAGIPVVETWELPEEPINHVVGFSNTEAMALLVRTLANQGYRKFGYIGGTTARDTRGSQRRSGFLKTVEELGLGPGRAISFGVPPITMEQGGQAIVSLLERWPDTEVVLCVSDLSAFGAIMECTRRGMKVPRDIAIAGFGDYEISSICHPSITTINVDCYGIGRQAAARLLDALQGGGSAGNDITLTSYKVVLRESTDRGGAK, encoded by the coding sequence GTGAAAAACGAGGATGAGCCGAAAGACAAGCGCCTCAAGCCGGGAGACGCCCAAAAGCTGACGATGGCGGAAGTCGCCAAATATGTCGGCGTATCGGCCATGACCGTTTCGCGCGCCTTTCGCCAGGATGCGAGTGTTTCCGAAGAGACCCGAAAGCGCATCATGGAGGCCGTCGACGCGCTCGGCTACGTGCTGGATCTCTCCGCCGGCAGTCTTTCGTCGAGGCGCAGCGGCTTTATCGCCGCGCTCGTGCCCTCCATCAACAATTCGAATTTCTCCGACACCGCGCGCGGCATCACCGACGCCCTGGAGAATACCGGCCTTCAGCTTCTTCTAGGCTATACCGATTATGCCGCGGAGAAAGAGGAAAAGCTGATCGAGGCGATGCTGCGCCGGCGCCCGGAGGGCATCATCCTGACAGGCGGGTCGCATACCGACCGCGCGCGGCGCATGCTCGAAAAAGCCGGCATCCCTGTGGTCGAGACCTGGGAGCTTCCGGAGGAACCAATCAATCATGTCGTCGGTTTTTCAAACACAGAGGCGATGGCCCTGCTGGTACGAACACTTGCCAACCAGGGGTATCGGAAGTTCGGCTACATAGGCGGGACGACGGCGCGCGATACGCGCGGCAGCCAGCGGCGAAGCGGCTTTCTGAAGACCGTCGAAGAACTGGGCCTGGGACCGGGGCGGGCGATTTCCTTCGGCGTGCCGCCCATTACCATGGAACAGGGCGGTCAGGCGATCGTCAGTCTTCTGGAACGCTGGCCGGACACGGAAGTCGTTCTCTGCGTCTCCGACCTTTCCGCCTTCGGCGCGATCATGGAGTGCACCCGCAGGGGAATGAAAGTGCCTCGGGACATAGCGATTGCCGGTTTCGGCGACTACGAGATCTCGTCGATCTGTCATCCCAGCATTACGACCATCAATGTGGACTGCTACGGTATCGGCCGCCAGGCCGCCGCCCGCCTGCTGGATGCCTTGCAGGGCGGCGGCTCGGCCGGCAACGACATCACGTTGACCAGTTACAAGGTCGTGCTGCGCGAAAGCACGGATCGCGGCGGCGCCAAGTAG
- a CDS encoding L-idonate 5-dehydrogenase → MKAIVIHAAKDLRIEEREPEVAGAGQVEIAIEAGGICGSDLHYYNHGGFGTVRLREPMILGHEIAGTVKALGSGVTDLAVGDRVAVSPSRPCNHCQYCLKGQQNHCLNMRFYGSAMPMPHIQGGFRQRLVAERWQCHKVADGISIHQAAFAEPFAVTLHAANRAGSLLGKRVLVTGCGPIGMLSIVAARVLGAREIVATDVTDSVLAIARASGADRTINVATDAADLAAYGADKGYFDVMFEASGNERAVRGGLEVLRPRAVLVQLGLGGDVSIPQNVIVAKEIEMRGTFRFHEEFGLAVELINARRVDLKPLLTGVFAIDEAIAAFELASDRSRSMKVQIAF, encoded by the coding sequence ATGAAAGCCATCGTCATTCATGCCGCCAAGGATCTGAGGATCGAGGAGCGCGAGCCGGAGGTTGCGGGAGCAGGGCAAGTGGAAATCGCCATCGAAGCCGGCGGCATCTGCGGTTCCGACCTGCACTATTACAATCACGGCGGCTTCGGCACCGTCCGGCTGCGCGAACCGATGATCCTCGGTCATGAAATAGCCGGCACGGTGAAGGCGCTGGGTTCCGGCGTCACCGACCTTGCGGTCGGAGACCGTGTCGCGGTTTCGCCGAGCCGGCCATGCAACCATTGCCAATATTGCCTGAAGGGGCAGCAGAACCACTGCCTCAACATGCGGTTTTACGGCAGCGCCATGCCGATGCCGCATATTCAGGGCGGCTTTCGCCAGCGGCTGGTCGCGGAGCGCTGGCAATGCCACAAGGTCGCCGACGGCATTTCGATCCACCAGGCCGCCTTCGCCGAACCCTTCGCGGTGACGCTGCATGCGGCAAACCGCGCCGGATCGCTGCTCGGCAAGCGGGTGCTGGTCACCGGTTGCGGCCCGATCGGGATGTTGTCGATCGTTGCGGCGCGCGTTCTCGGCGCCCGCGAGATCGTCGCGACCGACGTGACCGACAGCGTGCTCGCGATTGCCCGCGCCAGCGGCGCGGACCGCACGATCAACGTTGCCACTGACGCAGCCGACCTTGCGGCCTATGGCGCCGACAAGGGATATTTCGACGTCATGTTCGAAGCGTCAGGCAATGAACGGGCGGTGCGCGGGGGCCTGGAGGTGTTAAGGCCCCGCGCCGTTCTCGTGCAGCTTGGCCTCGGCGGCGATGTCTCCATTCCGCAGAACGTGATCGTTGCCAAGGAAATCGAGATGCGCGGGACATTCCGTTTCCACGAAGAGTTTGGGCTTGCCGTCGAGTTGATCAATGCGCGTCGCGTCGACCTGAAGCCGCTGTTGACGGGTGTCTTTGCAATCGACGAGGCCATCGCCGCTTTCGAACTGGCAAGCGACCGCAGCAGATCCATGAAAGTGCAGATCGCCTTTTGA